A section of the Planctomycetota bacterium genome encodes:
- a CDS encoding exosortase-associated EpsI family protein: protein MTTRRTSTARSRGARPGRVGAAPLAAALGLLVLLGWSLFVAPRPRASEAYLAEIRTLVQDIPYAIGPMVGTDIEVVPAAARMLKPNAIFQRVYRDPLKGHSLSLVIVHCQDVRDLAGHYPPICYPSAGWRESAPRDVAPIAMEELQIPVTRYEFLRRQQHNEETVRVFSFFVKPSGERLVPDMGDVERSARMPEAASLGAAHIMIGIPADQDPQTTDRLVRDALREIRPLVRAIMRHDADGSHS from the coding sequence ATGACGACCCGACGCACCAGCACCGCCCGCTCCCGCGGGGCGCGGCCCGGCCGCGTCGGCGCCGCGCCCCTCGCCGCCGCCCTGGGCCTGCTGGTCCTCCTGGGGTGGTCGCTCTTCGTCGCCCCGCGTCCGCGCGCGTCGGAGGCGTACCTCGCCGAGATCCGCACGCTCGTGCAGGACATCCCCTACGCCATCGGCCCGATGGTGGGGACCGACATCGAGGTCGTCCCCGCCGCCGCCCGCATGCTCAAGCCCAACGCCATCTTCCAGCGTGTCTACCGCGATCCGCTCAAGGGCCACTCGCTCAGCCTCGTCATCGTCCACTGCCAGGACGTCCGCGACCTCGCGGGGCATTACCCGCCGATCTGCTATCCCAGCGCCGGCTGGCGCGAGTCGGCGCCGCGTGACGTCGCCCCCATCGCGATGGAGGAGCTCCAGATCCCCGTCACCCGGTACGAGTTCCTCCGACGCCAGCAGCACAACGAGGAAACCGTCCGGGTCTTCAGCTTCTTCGTGAAGCCCTCCGGCGAACGCCTCGTGCCCGACATGGGCGACGTCGAGCGTTCCGCCCGCATGCCCGAGGCCGCCTCGCTCGGCGCCGCCCACATCATGATCGGCATCCCCGCCGACCAGGACCCGCAGACCACCGACCGCCTTGTGCGCGACGCACTCCGCGAGATCCGCCCGCTCGTGCGGGCGATCATGCGGCACGACGCCGACGGATCACACTCATGA
- a CDS encoding exosortase/archaeosortase family protein, protein MQLPRTMMPTQVAMATALVVLSVAAGWAAWRDMISVATEREDQSHILLAVPVAIWLGVVRAGRLRFVSIEPSWWGAAACVGGILLSAAGFRLGIDLLWHAGAVVSVGGAVVSVFGVSAARKFLPSFLALGFLLPVPGRLRQPIALPLQEISARVTEFVLDLIALPIARSGNILVINDQEVAVAEACNGMRMVGSLALVTFAFAFSIPMRNRIRLALLIASPLVALLVNIVRLIPTTLMYGYSSKPAADTFHDVSGWAVLALALGILWLMLHVMQWMEIRTVNYAVDA, encoded by the coding sequence ATGCAACTGCCACGCACGATGATGCCGACTCAGGTGGCGATGGCGACCGCGCTCGTCGTGCTGTCGGTCGCCGCCGGCTGGGCCGCGTGGCGCGACATGATCTCCGTCGCGACCGAGCGCGAAGACCAGTCCCATATCCTGCTCGCGGTCCCGGTCGCCATCTGGCTGGGCGTGGTGCGGGCCGGACGCCTGCGGTTCGTGTCGATCGAGCCGAGCTGGTGGGGCGCCGCGGCGTGCGTTGGGGGCATCCTTCTCTCCGCCGCCGGCTTCCGCCTGGGCATCGACCTGCTCTGGCACGCGGGCGCCGTCGTGTCCGTGGGCGGGGCGGTGGTGTCGGTGTTCGGCGTGTCGGCCGCCCGCAAGTTCCTGCCCAGCTTCCTCGCGCTGGGCTTCCTGCTGCCCGTGCCGGGCCGGCTGCGCCAGCCCATCGCCCTCCCGCTGCAGGAGATCTCCGCACGCGTCACCGAGTTCGTGCTCGACCTGATCGCGCTGCCCATCGCGCGGTCGGGCAACATCCTGGTTATCAACGATCAGGAAGTCGCCGTCGCGGAGGCCTGCAACGGCATGCGGATGGTCGGGTCGCTCGCGCTCGTCACCTTCGCCTTCGCCTTCTCCATCCCCATGCGCAACCGCATCCGCCTCGCGCTGCTCATCGCCAGCCCGCTCGTCGCGCTGCTCGTCAACATCGTCCGGCTCATCCCCACCACGCTCATGTACGGGTATTCCTCCAAGCCCGCCGCCGACACCTTCCACGACGTCAGCGGCTGGGCCGTCCTCGCCCTCGCGCTGGGCATCCTCTGGCTCATGCTGCACGTCATGCAATGGATGGAGATCCGGACCGTCAACTACGCGGTGGACGCATGA
- a CDS encoding nucleotide sugar dehydrogenase: MTQFEHAYQRVSSTDALVGIIGLGYVGLPLAHTLHAGGVRILGFDIDPAKILALQEGRNYLQHLGDEMVTDLSRSDRFSATTDMGRLGECDVIIVCVPTPLGRHQEPDLTYVVKTGEAIGRTLRAGQLIVLESTTYPGTTRDDFLPAILRAASGPAKHFKVGEDIFVAFSPEREDPGRKTHTTRTTPKLVGGMDPRSTELAAMLYERGVETVVRVSSAEVAEAAKLLENIFRAVNIAMVNEMKIVLTAMGIDIWEVVRAASTKPFGFMPFYPGPGLGGHCIPIDPFYLTWKAREFGRPTRFIELAGEINTSMPHYVIDRLMHAMNERGKPVKGARALVVGLAYKANVDDTRESPSFELIELLRERGAHVEYHDPHVPEAYPVRKHDLRMRSVTLTPESVAGFDVVLISTAHSAVDYGLLASHAALVVDTRDAMRAFRAQMGDRLVLA, encoded by the coding sequence ATGACGCAGTTTGAACACGCATATCAGCGGGTTTCGTCCACCGACGCCCTCGTCGGCATCATCGGCCTGGGGTATGTCGGGCTGCCGCTCGCGCACACGCTGCACGCCGGGGGCGTGCGGATCCTCGGCTTCGACATCGACCCCGCGAAGATACTCGCGCTGCAGGAGGGGCGGAACTACCTCCAGCACCTGGGCGACGAGATGGTCACCGACCTCTCGCGCAGCGATCGCTTCTCGGCCACGACCGACATGGGGCGGCTTGGCGAATGCGATGTCATCATCGTCTGCGTCCCCACGCCGCTCGGGCGCCACCAGGAGCCGGATCTCACGTACGTCGTCAAGACGGGCGAGGCGATCGGCCGGACCCTCCGGGCCGGGCAGCTCATCGTGCTGGAATCCACCACCTACCCCGGCACGACGCGCGACGACTTCCTCCCCGCGATCCTCCGCGCCGCGAGCGGCCCGGCGAAGCACTTCAAGGTCGGCGAGGACATCTTCGTCGCGTTCTCGCCCGAGCGCGAGGACCCGGGCCGCAAGACCCACACCACCCGCACCACCCCCAAGCTCGTCGGGGGCATGGACCCGCGCTCGACAGAGCTCGCGGCGATGCTGTACGAGCGTGGCGTCGAGACCGTCGTCCGAGTGAGCAGCGCCGAGGTCGCCGAGGCCGCCAAGCTGCTTGAGAACATCTTCCGCGCCGTCAACATCGCGATGGTCAACGAGATGAAGATCGTGCTGACGGCGATGGGCATCGACATCTGGGAGGTCGTCCGCGCCGCCTCCACCAAGCCCTTCGGGTTCATGCCGTTCTATCCCGGGCCCGGGCTGGGCGGGCACTGCATCCCCATCGACCCGTTCTACCTGACGTGGAAGGCCCGCGAGTTCGGGCGGCCGACCCGCTTCATCGAGCTCGCGGGCGAGATCAACACCTCCATGCCGCACTACGTCATCGATCGGCTCATGCACGCGATGAACGAGCGGGGCAAGCCGGTCAAGGGCGCGCGGGCGCTCGTCGTCGGGCTGGCGTACAAGGCCAACGTGGACGACACGCGCGAGAGCCCGTCGTTCGAGCTCATCGAGCTCCTCCGCGAGCGCGGCGCGCACGTCGAGTACCACGACCCGCACGTGCCCGAGGCCTACCCCGTCCGCAAGCACGACCTGCGCATGCGCAGCGTGACCCTGACGCCCGAGAGCGTCGCGGGCTTCGATGTCGTGCTCATCTCCACCGCTCACAGCGCGGTCGACTACGGGCTGCTCGCCTCGCACGCCGCGCTGGTCGTCGACACGCGCGACGCGATGCGCGCCTTCCGCGCGCAGATGGGCGACCGCCTGGTGCTCGCCTAA
- a CDS encoding glycosyltransferase yields MILVVVGTQLPFDRMTRAVDDWCGRTAQRDVFAQIGPTKWRPKHMQFAEFLDPAEYRRRFVESTLLVAHAGMGSIIDALTAAKPIVIMPRRAALGEHRNDHQLATVSRFSRYPGVYAASDENALPRILDEARVLTAGSAVGPHASPQLVERLRSFIHRT; encoded by the coding sequence GTGATCCTCGTCGTGGTCGGCACCCAACTCCCCTTTGATCGGATGACGCGCGCGGTCGACGACTGGTGCGGGCGGACCGCGCAGCGCGACGTCTTCGCGCAGATCGGCCCCACAAAGTGGCGCCCCAAGCACATGCAGTTCGCCGAGTTTCTCGATCCCGCCGAGTATCGCCGGCGCTTCGTCGAGTCGACGCTGCTCGTCGCGCACGCCGGCATGGGGTCCATCATCGACGCGCTCACCGCCGCCAAGCCCATCGTCATCATGCCGCGAAGGGCAGCGCTCGGCGAGCACCGCAATGATCACCAGTTGGCGACGGTGTCCAGGTTCTCGCGCTACCCCGGGGTCTACGCGGCCTCCGATGAGAACGCGTTGCCCCGGATTCTTGACGAGGCCCGCGTGCTCACCGCGGGTTCGGCGGTTGGCCCGCACGCATCCCCGCAGTTGGTCGAACGGCTCCGGTCCTTCATCCACCGCACATGA
- a CDS encoding UDP-N-acetylglucosamine--LPS N-acetylglucosamine transferase, whose translation MSGSPPVRVLAVASAGGHWTQLLRLRPAFDGCDVTFLTTDKGDGNAAGEGARVLRVNDASRWNKFGVLRMAARVLFAVLRVRPDVIVSTGAAPGYFALRFGRWVGARTVWLDSIANADELSMTGRMVRPYADLWLTQWEHLAAPEGPEFAGAVL comes from the coding sequence ATGAGCGGCTCCCCACCCGTGCGCGTCCTCGCCGTCGCCTCCGCCGGCGGGCACTGGACGCAGCTCCTGCGTCTGCGGCCGGCGTTCGACGGGTGCGACGTGACCTTCCTCACGACGGACAAGGGGGACGGCAACGCCGCGGGCGAGGGGGCGCGTGTGCTCCGCGTCAACGATGCGAGCCGCTGGAACAAGTTCGGCGTGCTCCGCATGGCGGCGCGCGTGCTCTTTGCCGTGCTGCGCGTGCGCCCGGACGTCATCGTCTCCACCGGCGCGGCGCCAGGCTATTTCGCACTTCGGTTCGGTCGGTGGGTGGGCGCGAGAACTGTGTGGCTCGACAGCATCGCGAACGCGGACGAACTCTCGATGACCGGGCGCATGGTGCGTCCGTACGCGGACCTCTGGCTGACGCAGTGGGAGCACCTCGCGGCACCGGAGGGCCCCGAGTTCGCGGGGGCCGTGCTGTGA
- a CDS encoding glycosyltransferase codes for MSGPISVIVPAHNEEAVISGCLERLTRGAQPGDIEVIVVPNGCSDSTAQVARKFGAGVQVVELSKGSKPAALNAGIARASGDVVFVVDADVLVDLHSLRAAAAPLRSDEASVAAPALRVDCSTTSRAVSAYYAVWTRLPYVTEGLVGSGVYGLSRTALRALGPFPNIIGDDALVRTSFPVERRRTVSSTPEGRDACFVVTPPASLRDLLRIEVRRRAADQEMRELLGASGTAPGRQLALAMRLWRAKQISTFSVIVFVFVKIACRVLYAFSRLRGTNKRWRRDESSRARPSQRGVT; via the coding sequence ATGAGCGGTCCGATCTCCGTCATTGTGCCGGCTCACAACGAGGAGGCCGTCATTTCGGGCTGCCTTGAGCGGCTCACGCGTGGCGCCCAGCCCGGGGACATCGAGGTGATTGTGGTGCCAAATGGATGTTCCGACTCCACGGCGCAGGTGGCGCGGAAGTTCGGTGCGGGCGTGCAGGTAGTTGAGTTGTCGAAGGGCTCCAAGCCCGCGGCCTTGAACGCCGGCATTGCTCGTGCGAGCGGGGATGTCGTCTTTGTAGTCGACGCGGACGTCCTCGTTGACCTGCACAGTCTTCGTGCCGCCGCCGCTCCGCTCCGCTCTGATGAGGCGTCCGTCGCCGCGCCGGCGCTGCGGGTTGATTGCAGCACGACCTCCCGCGCGGTCAGCGCCTACTACGCCGTCTGGACTCGGCTGCCCTACGTCACCGAGGGGCTCGTCGGTTCGGGGGTGTACGGCCTGTCTCGCACCGCGCTCCGAGCACTCGGCCCGTTCCCGAACATCATCGGTGATGATGCGCTAGTGCGGACCTCGTTCCCCGTCGAACGTCGTCGAACGGTCTCCAGCACCCCCGAAGGGCGCGACGCGTGCTTCGTAGTCACACCTCCCGCAAGCCTGCGCGATCTGCTACGGATAGAGGTGCGTCGGAGAGCAGCGGACCAGGAGATGCGAGAACTCCTCGGCGCGAGCGGCACCGCGCCGGGGCGTCAGCTTGCTCTCGCGATGCGGTTGTGGCGGGCGAAGCAGATTTCCACATTCTCCGTCATCGTCTTTGTCTTCGTGAAGATCGCCTGTCGCGTGCTGTATGCATTTTCCCGTCTGCGGGGCACGAACAAGCGCTGGCGCCGCGACGAGTCGTCTCGGGCGCGGCCATCTCAGCGGGGAGTCACATGA
- a CDS encoding acyltransferase gives MADQSPVDASRGLSGASLPTIGARKRSLSKPARALRLVLSAIDPRAYAHLFRMINFYNHTHVIPRRAAAIHPSAAVSPDAMFSHGERIEIARGARIGSRCCIWAGPSRARVVIGENALFGPEVMITAAGYRFNDGSPVTDQRMDEADVIIGRDVWLATRVIVLPGVTIGDGAIVGAGAVVTKSVEPGAIVVGAPARVVGQRRIVAASGSVGEAR, from the coding sequence ATGGCTGACCAATCACCCGTTGATGCATCCCGAGGGCTGTCCGGCGCTTCGCTTCCCACGATCGGCGCACGCAAGCGGTCGTTGTCCAAGCCCGCGCGGGCACTGCGGCTCGTGCTGTCGGCGATCGATCCACGGGCGTACGCACACCTCTTCCGGATGATCAACTTCTACAATCACACGCACGTCATCCCTCGGCGCGCGGCGGCCATTCATCCATCCGCCGCCGTCAGCCCGGACGCGATGTTCTCGCACGGCGAGCGGATCGAGATCGCGCGGGGCGCGCGCATCGGAAGCCGCTGCTGCATCTGGGCCGGCCCCTCGCGGGCCCGAGTTGTCATCGGCGAGAACGCGCTGTTCGGACCGGAAGTAATGATCACCGCCGCGGGGTATCGCTTTAACGACGGCAGCCCCGTCACCGATCAGCGGATGGACGAGGCAGATGTGATCATCGGTCGGGATGTGTGGCTGGCCACCCGCGTCATTGTGTTGCCGGGGGTCACAATCGGCGACGGTGCCATCGTCGGCGCGGGCGCGGTCGTTACCAAGAGCGTCGAGCCGGGCGCGATCGTTGTCGGTGCTCCAGCGCGAGTCGTCGGCCAGCGCCGGATCGTCGCCGCGAGCGGTTCCGTGGGCGAGGCGCGATGA
- a CDS encoding glycosyltransferase family 2 protein, which translates to MNHELAIVIISFNTRELTLACLRSIFEQTAPGSFRVVVYDNASSDGSADAIAAEFGRRVDLTRSDVNHGFAKANNLVVATLGEEWVLLLNPDTLIYDRAIDRLLEFAKSTPRYAIFGGRTVFPDGSLNIASCWGRITPWSLFCRASGLAAALHTSEIFNPEGMGAWKRDSVREVDIVVGCFLLIRREHWNALGGFDASFWMYGEEADLCLRARRLGLRAVIQPQATIMHLVGASFGNRADKMMLVAKAKSTLVRRHWSVPARWWGLLMLWLWAFGRRTITGLLGVLGVPGFDRRAAVWREIWGRRRDWLAGYPHG; encoded by the coding sequence GTGAATCACGAACTCGCCATCGTGATCATCAGCTTCAACACACGCGAGCTCACGCTCGCATGCCTCCGGTCCATCTTCGAGCAGACGGCGCCGGGCAGCTTCCGCGTAGTGGTGTACGACAACGCATCGTCGGACGGCTCCGCGGATGCCATCGCAGCCGAGTTCGGACGCCGGGTTGACCTGACGCGGTCGGATGTCAATCACGGATTTGCCAAGGCCAACAATCTGGTGGTGGCCACGCTCGGCGAAGAGTGGGTGCTCCTGCTCAACCCCGACACGCTGATCTACGACCGGGCCATCGATCGGCTGCTCGAGTTCGCGAAGTCAACGCCGCGGTACGCAATCTTCGGCGGGCGAACGGTGTTCCCGGACGGCTCGCTGAACATTGCCTCGTGCTGGGGGCGGATCACCCCTTGGAGTTTGTTCTGCCGTGCCAGCGGGCTCGCCGCTGCCTTGCACACGTCTGAGATCTTCAACCCCGAAGGAATGGGTGCGTGGAAGCGTGACTCGGTGCGAGAAGTCGACATCGTCGTCGGCTGCTTCCTGCTGATCCGCCGCGAGCACTGGAACGCGCTCGGCGGCTTTGATGCGTCTTTCTGGATGTACGGCGAAGAGGCCGACCTGTGTCTTCGCGCCCGTCGACTGGGCCTGCGAGCGGTGATCCAGCCGCAAGCCACCATCATGCACCTCGTCGGCGCCAGCTTCGGCAATCGGGCCGACAAGATGATGCTCGTGGCCAAGGCCAAGTCGACGCTCGTGCGCAGGCATTGGTCGGTGCCCGCCCGCTGGTGGGGCCTGCTGATGCTGTGGCTCTGGGCGTTTGGTCGACGGACGATCACGGGTCTTCTGGGCGTTCTGGGCGTGCCTGGCTTTGATCGACGGGCCGCCGTGTGGCGGGAGATCTGGGGGCGCCGGCGCGACTGGCTCGCAGGCTATCCGCATGGCTGA
- a CDS encoding Coenzyme F420 hydrogenase/dehydrogenase, beta subunit C-terminal domain: MMLPVINSVRDVAEYQLCSGCGVCASVSPGTIRMTDAIGHGRRPVLTGDGTDGGSRRALAACPGIELRHTFDERDPALVRALRDAWGPVRRVWEGHAGDAAIRHAGSSGGAASALALWAIERGGMHGVLHAAARADVPYLNETVMSRSREELLARTGSRYAPASPCDGLGLIAGAPGACVFIGKPCDVAGAEKARKLVPGLDERLGLTIAFFCAGTPSTRGTLDLLKKVGVEDPSTVTSLRYRGNGWPGRWTARWNGPAGDAREASLTYDESWDFLQRYRQWRCYICPDHTGEFADVSVGDPWHQAPKEGEAGRSLIIARTARGQRAIEDAAAAGYLVLEREDAELLPRSQPNLLRTRGRLWGQMLALRVARLPRPRYHGFPTARFWWSELTAKAKAQSTVGTLRRTLRRGLRSRVALGETR; the protein is encoded by the coding sequence ATGATGCTCCCCGTCATCAACTCCGTCCGCGATGTTGCCGAGTACCAGCTCTGCTCCGGCTGCGGCGTGTGCGCGTCGGTCAGCCCGGGCACGATCCGCATGACCGACGCCATCGGGCACGGACGGCGCCCCGTGCTGACGGGCGACGGCACCGACGGCGGCTCGCGCCGGGCGCTCGCCGCGTGCCCGGGCATCGAACTGCGTCACACCTTCGACGAGCGCGACCCCGCGCTCGTCCGCGCGCTGCGCGACGCCTGGGGGCCCGTGCGGCGCGTGTGGGAGGGGCACGCGGGCGACGCGGCCATCCGGCACGCGGGCTCCAGCGGCGGGGCGGCGTCGGCGCTCGCGCTCTGGGCGATCGAGCGCGGAGGCATGCACGGCGTGCTCCACGCCGCAGCGCGCGCCGATGTGCCGTACCTCAACGAGACCGTCATGAGCCGCTCGCGCGAGGAGTTGCTCGCGCGCACGGGCTCGCGCTACGCGCCGGCGAGCCCGTGCGACGGGCTCGGGCTGATCGCGGGGGCGCCGGGCGCGTGCGTGTTCATCGGCAAGCCGTGCGACGTCGCCGGGGCGGAGAAGGCGCGGAAGCTGGTGCCGGGGCTCGACGAACGCCTCGGGCTGACGATCGCGTTCTTCTGTGCCGGCACGCCGTCGACGCGCGGCACGCTCGACCTGCTGAAGAAGGTCGGCGTCGAGGATCCATCGACCGTCACGTCGCTGCGCTATCGCGGCAACGGGTGGCCGGGTCGTTGGACGGCACGGTGGAACGGCCCGGCGGGCGACGCGCGCGAGGCGAGCCTCACCTACGACGAGTCGTGGGACTTCCTGCAGCGGTATCGCCAGTGGCGGTGTTACATCTGTCCCGACCACACGGGCGAGTTCGCCGATGTTTCGGTCGGTGATCCGTGGCACCAGGCGCCCAAGGAGGGCGAGGCCGGGCGGTCGTTGATCATCGCGCGGACGGCGCGGGGTCAGCGTGCGATCGAAGACGCCGCGGCGGCGGGGTACCTGGTGCTCGAGCGAGAGGACGCCGAACTGCTGCCGCGCAGCCAGCCCAACCTGCTGCGAACGCGCGGACGCCTGTGGGGGCAGATGCTGGCGCTGCGCGTGGCGCGTCTGCCGCGGCCGAGGTATCACGGGTTCCCCACCGCGCGCTTCTGGTGGAGTGAGCTGACGGCCAAGGCCAAGGCGCAGTCGACCGTCGGCACGCTGCGGCGGACGCTCCGACGGGGCCTGCGGAGCCGGGTGGCCCTGGGCGAGACGCGATGA
- a CDS encoding glycosyltransferase family 4 protein codes for MSSQLPPMTFVLPGRNRSGGVRVTVDLGNHLLRRGHRVRLAVGRSGGIRAWGRQIVRRLQAGPRAKDDWVENFAGPVAPFRDLNALAFEPGEVVVAVGSYVVPAVRDLTHDVVRVRFNHGLQRHDPARMNRAWLGEMPTFSVARTSADILMREFGVPHVWIVPNGIDTDAYFETSDVVRDGVGTIFSSNPAKCPDDIVRVMDRIARDLPGVRRYIFSAAERPPALACDEFRRLPPVDEARRLYNRAKVWLLMSRDEGLPGPVLEAMACGAVVVSTDQAGSREVIRPDQNGLFFPVGDIGACIEQVRRVLNDEPLRLRLRAAGGETVRAFSWDAATDRFEAALRDVLRGTTHHAVSLRGEPAMGTSTGQA; via the coding sequence GTGAGCTCGCAACTCCCGCCGATGACGTTCGTGCTGCCCGGGCGGAATCGGTCCGGGGGTGTGCGCGTGACGGTGGACCTCGGCAATCACCTCCTCCGCCGTGGGCACCGAGTACGTCTTGCGGTCGGACGTTCTGGCGGCATCCGCGCGTGGGGCCGCCAGATTGTCCGGCGGCTCCAGGCCGGACCTCGCGCGAAGGACGATTGGGTCGAGAACTTTGCCGGCCCCGTAGCGCCGTTCCGCGACCTCAACGCGCTCGCGTTCGAGCCGGGAGAGGTCGTTGTGGCGGTGGGTTCCTATGTCGTTCCCGCAGTTCGAGATCTGACGCACGACGTTGTCCGCGTGCGGTTCAACCACGGTCTGCAGCGTCATGACCCCGCCCGCATGAACCGCGCCTGGCTCGGCGAGATGCCCACCTTCTCCGTTGCCCGCACCTCCGCCGACATCCTCATGCGCGAGTTCGGCGTGCCTCATGTGTGGATCGTGCCGAACGGCATCGACACCGACGCCTACTTCGAGACCTCCGACGTCGTGCGCGATGGCGTCGGCACGATCTTCAGCTCCAACCCTGCCAAGTGCCCGGACGACATCGTTCGCGTCATGGACCGCATCGCGCGCGACCTGCCGGGCGTGCGCCGGTACATCTTTTCCGCCGCGGAACGCCCCCCGGCGCTCGCGTGCGATGAGTTCCGACGGCTGCCGCCCGTCGATGAAGCGCGCCGGTTGTACAACCGCGCGAAGGTATGGCTGTTGATGAGCCGCGACGAGGGACTGCCCGGCCCGGTGCTGGAGGCGATGGCCTGCGGCGCCGTGGTCGTCTCGACGGACCAGGCGGGCAGCCGCGAGGTGATCCGTCCGGACCAGAACGGGCTGTTCTTCCCTGTGGGCGACATCGGTGCGTGCATCGAACAGGTCCGGCGCGTGCTGAACGACGAGCCCCTGCGACTTCGCCTGCGGGCCGCGGGCGGAGAGACGGTCCGCGCGTTCTCATGGGACGCCGCCACCGACCGATTCGAAGCCGCCCTCCGCGACGTGCTCCGCGGCACCACGCATCACGCGGTCTCCCTTCGCGGTGAACCCGCCATGGGCACTTCCACCGGCCAGGCATGA
- a CDS encoding lipopolysaccharide biosynthesis protein, giving the protein MRKAVAQVGWVTIEKWYAKLAGAVGFGVLARLLDPEVFGVVAVTMLAVGLADMIASQGLGFAIIIRKEVSREELTAGFWSNVLLAFVLAFVVAVGAQIGAHLGGGRWWSQEIADLSVGGAISFLVSSFGRLHAAILTRELRFKALAVRSIVATTCGVATGICAAFMSAGPWSIILQYIVTSFVGTVMLWATSGWRPSGRVAWSVLLQLYVTGWKICLTKALAYARDNADVFVVSLGMPLRDVGVYAVARKVVEILSAMFTSVVGTVAFPRFARAQSDVPELWRQARRSLGLGALALVPVYCGAAALGEVVIRVVAGPGWDHVTPLMQILAIGACLMWVDPIVGAVATARQDLNFLLRIQTFGLIVSLAVVALATPFGLVGVAAAVGVRRLVYTVTLVRAVSRRLEGPPVSELLQPILAPLAAGLAMCAAVHWITGQPHSWIAGGAAGVVSGVLLYPVFHECFRRLAGGESLGGLWREYRLARPAGSSGA; this is encoded by the coding sequence GTGAGGAAGGCCGTCGCCCAGGTCGGATGGGTCACGATCGAGAAGTGGTACGCGAAGCTCGCCGGCGCTGTCGGCTTCGGCGTGCTGGCGCGCCTGCTCGATCCCGAGGTGTTTGGCGTTGTCGCGGTCACCATGCTCGCGGTGGGACTTGCCGACATGATCGCCAGCCAGGGCCTCGGCTTCGCGATCATCATCCGCAAGGAGGTTTCCCGCGAGGAGCTCACCGCCGGGTTCTGGAGCAACGTTCTGCTTGCCTTTGTGCTCGCGTTCGTTGTGGCAGTAGGCGCCCAGATCGGGGCTCACCTGGGTGGCGGGCGGTGGTGGAGCCAGGAGATCGCCGACCTCTCCGTCGGCGGGGCCATCTCCTTTCTTGTCTCGTCGTTCGGTCGCCTTCATGCTGCGATTCTCACCCGCGAGCTCCGATTCAAGGCCCTAGCCGTCCGGAGCATCGTCGCGACGACGTGCGGCGTCGCCACGGGCATCTGCGCGGCGTTCATGAGCGCCGGCCCGTGGTCGATCATTCTGCAGTACATCGTGACGTCATTCGTCGGCACGGTGATGCTCTGGGCCACCAGCGGGTGGCGTCCGTCCGGGCGGGTCGCGTGGTCGGTGCTGCTGCAGCTGTACGTCACGGGCTGGAAGATCTGTCTGACCAAGGCACTCGCCTATGCCCGCGACAACGCCGACGTCTTCGTCGTGAGCCTCGGCATGCCGCTGCGAGACGTGGGTGTGTACGCCGTCGCCCGCAAGGTGGTGGAGATTCTGTCGGCGATGTTCACCAGCGTGGTCGGCACCGTCGCATTCCCACGCTTCGCCCGCGCACAGTCCGATGTGCCGGAACTGTGGCGTCAGGCGCGGCGCTCGCTCGGCCTGGGGGCCCTCGCGCTCGTTCCCGTGTACTGCGGCGCCGCCGCGCTGGGCGAGGTGGTGATTCGTGTTGTCGCGGGCCCCGGGTGGGACCACGTGACGCCCCTCATGCAGATCCTTGCGATCGGGGCGTGCCTCATGTGGGTCGATCCGATCGTCGGCGCCGTCGCAACCGCGCGGCAGGATCTGAACTTCCTGCTTCGCATCCAGACATTCGGGTTGATCGTGTCGCTCGCGGTCGTCGCGCTCGCAACGCCCTTTGGCCTCGTGGGGGTCGCCGCGGCGGTGGGGGTGCGCCGGCTGGTGTACACCGTGACGCTCGTCCGCGCTGTGTCGCGCCGGTTGGAGGGCCCGCCGGTCTCGGAGTTGCTTCAGCCGATTCTGGCGCCGCTCGCCGCCGGGCTTGCGATGTGCGCCGCGGTTCACTGGATCACCGGGCAGCCCCACTCATGGATTGCCGGCGGCGCCGCGGGAGTGGTTTCTGGTGTGCTGCTGTACCCCGTGTTCCATGAGTGCTTCCGTCGCCTGGCGGGCGGCGAGTCGCTGGGGGGCTTGTGGCGCGAGTATCGGCTGGCCCGGCCGGCGGGGAGCAGCGGCGCGTGA